One part of the Phragmites australis chromosome 3, lpPhrAust1.1, whole genome shotgun sequence genome encodes these proteins:
- the LOC133912241 gene encoding uncharacterized protein LOC133912241 isoform X1 encodes MAGAVETAGRRRSSCFFEVGRREIGSSFPRASSHRISGSEDIVMRMIQYGKLRGHDGCVNTVSFNPSGDLLVSGSDDTNIILWDWLAKTKKLIYPSGHQENVFHARVMPFTDDSTIVTVAADGQVRVGQLKEGGGVTTKQIGEHDARVHNLAVEPGSPFAFYSCGEDGLVQHFDLRSDSATKLLTCYSFSNSRRRVRLNTIAIDPQNPYYFLIGGSDEYVRLYDMRRFQLDDTRNMNQPVDTFCPKHLIKGGKVHITSIAYSYAREILVSYNDELVYLFQNNMGLGPNPESAQLEFLEKLEQPQAYSGHRNFRTVKGVSFFGPNDEYVVSGSDCGNVFIWRKNGGELMRIMNGDKSVVNCIEPHPHFPFLATSGIDKTVKIWTPAARKVISLPKNAKQIIASNEQGREVDASRTEVTLSSDVIMHVLRLHRRQSELYTEDEPSAADFASDDDEAFYIGSGDAERNQRANSDPGECIVT; translated from the exons ATGGCCGGCGCCGTCGAAACCGCTGGTCGCCGGAGGTCTAGCTGCTTCTTCGAGGTCGGTCGGCGCGAGATCGGTTCCTCCTTCCCCCGCGCCTCCTCCCACCGAATCAGCGGCTCCGAG GATATAGTGATGCGGATGATTCAGTATGGAAAGTTGCGAGGTCATGATGGCTGTGTTAATACTGTAAGCTTCAATCCTTCTGGTGACCTCCTCGTGTCTGGTTCGGACGACACAAATATCATACTATGGGACTGGCTTGCCAAAACTAAAAAGCTCATTTACCCTTCTGGACACCAAGAAAATGTCTTCCATGCTCGTGTGATGCCGTTTACTGATGATAGCACCATTGTAACTGTTGCTGCTGATGGTCAG GTTAGAGTGGGACAACTGAAGGAGGGGGGTGGAGTCACAACCAAACAAATTGGCGAGCATGATGCTCGTGTGCATAACCTGGCTGTCGAACCAGGAAGCCCTTTTGCATTCTACAGTTGTGGAGAGGATGGCTTGGTACAGCAT TTCGACTTAAGAAGCGATTCAGCAACGAAGCTGTTGACCTGCTATTCTTTCTCAAATAGCAGGCGCCGTGTAAGACTAAATACCATTGCCATTGACCCACAGAACccttactattttttaattggtGGTTCTGATGAGTATGTACGGTTGTATGACATGAGGAGATTCCAGTTGGATGATACAAGAAACATGAACCAGCCTGTAGATACCTTCTGCCCTAAGCACCTTATTAAGGGTGGGAAGGTCCACATCACTAGTATTGCATACTCATATGCAAGGGAGATACTCGTCTCATACAATGATGAGCTTGTCTATTTGTTCCAAAACAATATGGGTCTTGGTCCAAATCCTGAGTCAGCACAGCTGGAGTTTTTGGAGAAGCTCGAGCAGCCACAAGCATACTCCGGTCACAGAAATTTCCGAACCGTTAAGGGAGTCAGTTTTTTTGGACCAAATGATGAATATGTTGTGAGTGGATCAGATTGTGGGAATGTATTCATTTGGAGGAAGAATGGAGGTGAATTGATGAGGATAATGAATGGTGACAAAAGTGTAGTTAACTGCATTGAACCCCACCCGCATTTTCCATTCTTGGCTACTAGTGGGATTGACAAAACTGTTAAGATTTGGACACCTGCAGCACGCAAAGTAATCTCACTACCTAAAAATGCAAAGCAA ATAATAGCTTCTAACGAGCAAGGCAGAGAAGTCGACGCTTCCCGAACAGAAGTGACACTTTCATCTGATGTCATCATGCATGTGTTGAGGTTGCATAGGAGACAGTCTGAATTGTACACAGAGGATGAACCATCTGCTGCGGATTTTGCAAGTGACGATGACGAGGCTTTCTACATTGGATCTGGCGATGCAGAGAGGAACCAAAGAGCAAACTCTGATCCCGGGGAATGCATTGTGACATAG
- the LOC133912241 gene encoding uncharacterized protein LOC133912241 isoform X2: MRMIQYGKLRGHDGCVNTVSFNPSGDLLVSGSDDTNIILWDWLAKTKKLIYPSGHQENVFHARVMPFTDDSTIVTVAADGQVRVGQLKEGGGVTTKQIGEHDARVHNLAVEPGSPFAFYSCGEDGLVQHFDLRSDSATKLLTCYSFSNSRRRVRLNTIAIDPQNPYYFLIGGSDEYVRLYDMRRFQLDDTRNMNQPVDTFCPKHLIKGGKVHITSIAYSYAREILVSYNDELVYLFQNNMGLGPNPESAQLEFLEKLEQPQAYSGHRNFRTVKGVSFFGPNDEYVVSGSDCGNVFIWRKNGGELMRIMNGDKSVVNCIEPHPHFPFLATSGIDKTVKIWTPAARKVISLPKNAKQIIASNEQGREVDASRTEVTLSSDVIMHVLRLHRRQSELYTEDEPSAADFASDDDEAFYIGSGDAERNQRANSDPGECIVT; the protein is encoded by the exons ATGCGGATGATTCAGTATGGAAAGTTGCGAGGTCATGATGGCTGTGTTAATACTGTAAGCTTCAATCCTTCTGGTGACCTCCTCGTGTCTGGTTCGGACGACACAAATATCATACTATGGGACTGGCTTGCCAAAACTAAAAAGCTCATTTACCCTTCTGGACACCAAGAAAATGTCTTCCATGCTCGTGTGATGCCGTTTACTGATGATAGCACCATTGTAACTGTTGCTGCTGATGGTCAG GTTAGAGTGGGACAACTGAAGGAGGGGGGTGGAGTCACAACCAAACAAATTGGCGAGCATGATGCTCGTGTGCATAACCTGGCTGTCGAACCAGGAAGCCCTTTTGCATTCTACAGTTGTGGAGAGGATGGCTTGGTACAGCAT TTCGACTTAAGAAGCGATTCAGCAACGAAGCTGTTGACCTGCTATTCTTTCTCAAATAGCAGGCGCCGTGTAAGACTAAATACCATTGCCATTGACCCACAGAACccttactattttttaattggtGGTTCTGATGAGTATGTACGGTTGTATGACATGAGGAGATTCCAGTTGGATGATACAAGAAACATGAACCAGCCTGTAGATACCTTCTGCCCTAAGCACCTTATTAAGGGTGGGAAGGTCCACATCACTAGTATTGCATACTCATATGCAAGGGAGATACTCGTCTCATACAATGATGAGCTTGTCTATTTGTTCCAAAACAATATGGGTCTTGGTCCAAATCCTGAGTCAGCACAGCTGGAGTTTTTGGAGAAGCTCGAGCAGCCACAAGCATACTCCGGTCACAGAAATTTCCGAACCGTTAAGGGAGTCAGTTTTTTTGGACCAAATGATGAATATGTTGTGAGTGGATCAGATTGTGGGAATGTATTCATTTGGAGGAAGAATGGAGGTGAATTGATGAGGATAATGAATGGTGACAAAAGTGTAGTTAACTGCATTGAACCCCACCCGCATTTTCCATTCTTGGCTACTAGTGGGATTGACAAAACTGTTAAGATTTGGACACCTGCAGCACGCAAAGTAATCTCACTACCTAAAAATGCAAAGCAA ATAATAGCTTCTAACGAGCAAGGCAGAGAAGTCGACGCTTCCCGAACAGAAGTGACACTTTCATCTGATGTCATCATGCATGTGTTGAGGTTGCATAGGAGACAGTCTGAATTGTACACAGAGGATGAACCATCTGCTGCGGATTTTGCAAGTGACGATGACGAGGCTTTCTACATTGGATCTGGCGATGCAGAGAGGAACCAAAGAGCAAACTCTGATCCCGGGGAATGCATTGTGACATAG